The Pelmatolapia mariae isolate MD_Pm_ZW linkage group LG9, Pm_UMD_F_2, whole genome shotgun sequence genome has a segment encoding these proteins:
- the qtrt2 gene encoding queuine tRNA-ribosyltransferase accessory subunit 2 isoform X2: protein MAGSRMQLELSRVVQGRSRLGVLKRLGRTGQHSLEIPGCLLYTHFGTVPHLTQDTLHTLISLPSVTQITLSHIAEHQEVLEEFKDGFRKFAGLHDTVLYCSLHDPATPSPTGYTTNKTVSVWGSGGRIELTVAKFMALQKTVQPDWYQSMYDGETWQNSASRKRVRKSVDRTLAHLDECLLVHQKSKELEGVEVFGVVEGGDILEERVRSAKETAKRPVAGFCLDGLQTGSMDQTLRTQLVTAMIKELPEDKPRLLHGVGRPDEVLACVEAGVDLFESCFPFLATERGCALSFGFDISTDPERAVLELNEEKETTGESQQNGDLNRHDQTQMTPFEMNLKEKRYQDDFRPLVEGCGCYCCKNHQRAYLHHLLVTNELLAGVLLMIHNTAHYHGFFGALREALATDKLDVLKKRVLGDGGLQTERKE from the exons ATGGCTGGGAGCAGGATGCAACTGGAGCTGTCCCGTGTGGTTCAGGGAAGAAGTCGGCTGGGTGTCCTGAAGAGACTGGGCAGGACGGGGCAGCATTCACTGGAGATCCCGGGGTGTCTGCTGTACACACACTTTGGCACCGTTCCCCACCTCACtcaggacacactgcacacgcTGATCAGCCTCCCCTCTGTCACTCAGATCACTTTGTCCCACAT AGCTGAGCACCAGGAGGTGCTGGAGGAGTTTAAGGATGGATTCAGAAAATTTGCAG GTCTTCATGATACTGTGCTCTACTGCTCCCTTCACGACCCTGCCACGCCCAGCCCGACGGGTTACACCACCAACAAG ACGGTGTCAGTGTGGGGCAGCGGTGGGCGGATAGAACTAACGGTGGCCAAGTTCATGGCTCTTCAGAAGACCGTACAGCCAGACTGGTACCAGAGCATGTACGACGGAGAGACCTGGCAGAACAGCGCTTCTCGCAAACGGGTCAGAAAGTCGGTGGATCGGACTCTCGCTCATTTGGACGAGTGTTTGCTGGTGCACCAAAAATCAAAG GAATTGGAGGGAGTGGAGGTGTTTGGTGTGGTGGAGGGAGGCGACATCCTGGAAGAGAGAGTACGCTCTGCCAAAGAGACCGCCAAGAGGCCCGTGGCAGGATTCTGCCTGGACGGCCTCCAGACGGGCTCCATGGACCAAACTCTGAGGACCCAGCTCGTCACTGCTATGATCAAGGAGCTGCCTGAGGACAAACCCAG ACTCCTGCACGGTGTGGGACGACCTGACGAGGTGTTGGCGTGCGTCGAGGCTGGCGTGGACCtttttgagagttgtttccccTTCCTGGCGACGGAGCGAGGCTGCGCTCTCTCCTTCGGCTTTGACATTTCCACGGACCCAGAGCGCGCAG TGCTGGAGTTGAACGAAGAGAAGGAGACAACAGGGGAGAGCCAGCAGAATGGCGATCTTAATCGTCATGATCAAACACAGATGACACCCTTTGAGATGAACCTCAAAGAGAAAAG GTATCAGGACGACTTTAGGCCGCTGGTGGAGGGGTGTGGCTGTTACTGCTGTAAGAACCACCAGAGGGCGTACCTGCACCACCTGCTAGTGACCAATGAGCTGCTGGCTGGAGTTCTACTCATGATCCACAACACAGCCCACTATCACGGCTTCTTCGGGGCCTTAAGAGAAGCGTTGGCCACCGATAAACTGGATGTACTCAAGAAACGAGTACTTGGGGATGGAGGCctgcagacagaaagaaaagagtaa
- the qtrt2 gene encoding queuine tRNA-ribosyltransferase accessory subunit 2 isoform X1, which yields MAGSRMQLELSRVVQGRSRLGVLKRLGRTGQHSLEIPGCLLYTHFGTVPHLTQDTLHTLISLPSVTQITLSHIAEHQEVLEEFKDGFRKFAGLHDTVLYCSLHDPATPSPTGYTTNKTVSVWGSGGRIELTVAKFMALQKTVQPDWYQSMYDGETWQNSASRKRVRKSVDRTLAHLDECLLVHQKSKELEGVEVFGVVEGGDILEERVRSAKETAKRPVAGFCLDGLQTGSMDQTLRTQLVTAMIKELPEDKPRLLHGVGRPDEVLACVEAGVDLFESCFPFLATERGCALSFGFDISTDPERAGRAPPAVLELNEEKETTGESQQNGDLNRHDQTQMTPFEMNLKEKRYQDDFRPLVEGCGCYCCKNHQRAYLHHLLVTNELLAGVLLMIHNTAHYHGFFGALREALATDKLDVLKKRVLGDGGLQTERKE from the exons ATGGCTGGGAGCAGGATGCAACTGGAGCTGTCCCGTGTGGTTCAGGGAAGAAGTCGGCTGGGTGTCCTGAAGAGACTGGGCAGGACGGGGCAGCATTCACTGGAGATCCCGGGGTGTCTGCTGTACACACACTTTGGCACCGTTCCCCACCTCACtcaggacacactgcacacgcTGATCAGCCTCCCCTCTGTCACTCAGATCACTTTGTCCCACAT AGCTGAGCACCAGGAGGTGCTGGAGGAGTTTAAGGATGGATTCAGAAAATTTGCAG GTCTTCATGATACTGTGCTCTACTGCTCCCTTCACGACCCTGCCACGCCCAGCCCGACGGGTTACACCACCAACAAG ACGGTGTCAGTGTGGGGCAGCGGTGGGCGGATAGAACTAACGGTGGCCAAGTTCATGGCTCTTCAGAAGACCGTACAGCCAGACTGGTACCAGAGCATGTACGACGGAGAGACCTGGCAGAACAGCGCTTCTCGCAAACGGGTCAGAAAGTCGGTGGATCGGACTCTCGCTCATTTGGACGAGTGTTTGCTGGTGCACCAAAAATCAAAG GAATTGGAGGGAGTGGAGGTGTTTGGTGTGGTGGAGGGAGGCGACATCCTGGAAGAGAGAGTACGCTCTGCCAAAGAGACCGCCAAGAGGCCCGTGGCAGGATTCTGCCTGGACGGCCTCCAGACGGGCTCCATGGACCAAACTCTGAGGACCCAGCTCGTCACTGCTATGATCAAGGAGCTGCCTGAGGACAAACCCAG ACTCCTGCACGGTGTGGGACGACCTGACGAGGTGTTGGCGTGCGTCGAGGCTGGCGTGGACCtttttgagagttgtttccccTTCCTGGCGACGGAGCGAGGCTGCGCTCTCTCCTTCGGCTTTGACATTTCCACGGACCCAGAGCGCGCAGGTAGAGCGCCCCCTGCAG TGCTGGAGTTGAACGAAGAGAAGGAGACAACAGGGGAGAGCCAGCAGAATGGCGATCTTAATCGTCATGATCAAACACAGATGACACCCTTTGAGATGAACCTCAAAGAGAAAAG GTATCAGGACGACTTTAGGCCGCTGGTGGAGGGGTGTGGCTGTTACTGCTGTAAGAACCACCAGAGGGCGTACCTGCACCACCTGCTAGTGACCAATGAGCTGCTGGCTGGAGTTCTACTCATGATCCACAACACAGCCCACTATCACGGCTTCTTCGGGGCCTTAAGAGAAGCGTTGGCCACCGATAAACTGGATGTACTCAAGAAACGAGTACTTGGGGATGGAGGCctgcagacagaaagaaaagagtaa